The Chiloscyllium punctatum isolate Juve2018m chromosome 45, sChiPun1.3, whole genome shotgun sequence genome has a segment encoding these proteins:
- the ddx20 gene encoding probable ATP-dependent RNA helicase DDX20, with product MALTGRRTAHSIDRRPRTGDVLLAPGEQVDFAALLLTQPVLEGLREAGFERPSPIQLKAIPLGRCGLDLIVQAKSGTGKTCVFATIALDSLILENPAMQVLVLAPTREIAVQIHSVITAVGIKMEGLDCHVFIGGTPLNLDKTRLKKCHIAVGSPGRIKQLIEIGFLPTASIRLFVLDEADKLLEEGSFQEQINWIYSSLPSNKQMVALSATYPESLAHHLTRYMRDPSFVRLNSTDPSLIGLKQFYKVVNSYPLPHKIFEEKMQHLLELFSKIPFNQALVFSNLHSRAQRLADILTSKGLPAVCISGSMNQNQRLEAMSKLKQYKCRVLISTDLTSRGIDAEKVNLVVNLDVPQDWETYMHRIGRAGRFGTQGLAVTYCCRGEEENELELIAQRCNLHLLSLPDPIPSGLLEEPVDWDVEVIKVKGDKNSAVAAIPLAAEIEPSVRWEHTIPEPRSHSPVKTAGKKFTTKKILKSNKVLTEKDPQEHRAGDVGKAPEISSCHVSTDIKMKVWANLQDATSCDVSRSSTEPVTITVEDRKALQESLPKIPALTLFKKRSKRRRRLLSFVELVEDYESFLAERDEKPVEIVRQWTGFSGILKEKSTNEMEDSESRELMSRDQSSQLFLSKKDLICLHTSQKWAKLTELEEPSDSSSSTNPSTRSRTSSRESSTEAEVPLNPHVQNDALLKKVASPIPEDFPNWSEKTLPGFQSLARQEGFKDEAAASSFSSVPSKRPLEIDTGLGLNCSPLKGSAPKGSRKRSKADPKLASAEAARVSNVTDQGSKGAPCPYPEGQPMLPSESECSSDYWKAYYHAWRSYYATIGYPYYGSSKRYSDWLTAYQMNSVYLQELFKP from the exons ATCTGATTGTGCAAGCGAAATCCGGAACTGGGAAAACGTGTGTGTTTGCTACAATTGCATTGGACTCCCTTATCCTAGAGAATCCAGCAATGCAG GTTCTTGTTCTAGCACCTACCAGGGAAATTGCAGTCCAAATCCACTCTGTCATTACAGCAGTTGGCATTAAAATGGAGGGCCTGGATTGTCACGTCTTCATTGGAGGCACACCGCTGAACCTAGACAAAACCCGCCTGAAGAAATGCCATATCGCAGTTGGGTCTCCAG GTCGTATTAAACAGCTGATTGAGATTGGCTTTCTCCCAACGGCCAGCATCCGCTTGTTTGTCCTGGATGAAGCAGATAAGTTGCTGGAAGAGGGCAGTTTCCAGGAGCAGATCAA CTGGATTTATTCTTCATTGCCATCAAATAAGCAGATGGTGGCCTTGTCTGCGACATATCCAGAGTCACTGGCCCATCATTTAACACGATACATGAGGGATCCTAGTTTTGTCCGACTGAACTCCACTGATCCATCGCTCATTG GGTTAAAGCAGTTCTACAAGGTTGTAAATTCCTACCCGCTTCCACACAAGATCTTTGAGGAGAAAATGCAACATCTGCTGGAGCTGTTCAGTAAGATCCCCTTCAACCAAGCCCTGGTCTTCTCTAACCTCCACAGCAG GGCTCAGCGTCTAGCAGACATTCTCACCTCTAAAGGACTTCCTGCAGTCTGCATTTCAG GCAGCATGAACCAGAACCAGCGACTTGAAGCCATGTCCAAACTAAAACAGTACAAATGCCGTGTCCTCATTTCCACGGACTTG ACTTCCAGAGGAATTGATGCAGAAAAGGTGAACCTGGTAGTTAACCTGGATGTGCCCCAGGATTGGGAGACATACATGCATCGAATCGGCAGAGCTGGCCGCTTTG GCACTCAAGGCTTGGCTGTGACATACTGTTGTCGTGGTGAAGAGGAGAATGAGTTGGAGTTAATAGCACAGCGTTGCAATCTTCACCTCCTGAGTCTACCTG ATCCAATTCCATCAGGATTATTGGAAGAGCCCGTAGATTGGGACGTAGAGGTCATCAAGGTAAAAGGGGATAAGAATTCAGCTGTTGCAGCAATTCCATTGGCTGCTGAGATTGAACCCTCAGTGAGGTGGGAGCACACTATCCCAGAGCCACGGTCACACTCTCCTGTCAAAACTGCTGGAAAAAAGTTCACAACCAAGAAAATTCTGAAATCAAATAAGGTGCTGACCGAGAAGGATCCCCAGGAACACCGTgctggagatgtggggaaggcgccagagatcagcagctgccaCGTGTCCACTGACATTAAAATGAAAGTCTGGGCAAACCTTCAAGATGCCACGTCTTGCGATGTGTCCCGATCCTCTACTGAGCCGGTCACCATCACAGTAGAAGACAGGAAGGCTTTGCAAGAATCGCTCCCCAAAATCCCAGCCTTGACGCTCTTTAAGAAAAGGTCAAAACGTAGGAGGCGATTGTTGAGCTTTGTGGAACTTGTTGAAGACTACGAGAGCTTCCTCGCCGAGCGGGATGAGAAACCGGTGGAAATAGTCCGCCAGTGGACCGGATTCTCTGGAATCTTGAAGGAGAAGTCAACAAATGAAATGGAAGATTCAGAAAGCAGGGAGCTGATGTCCCGAGACCAGAGCAGTCAACTGTTTTTAAGTAAGAAGGATTTGATCTGTTTGCATACTTCTCAAAAGTGGGCAAAACTGACTGAGCTGGAAGAGCCCAGTGATTCCAGCTCCAGCACTAACCCTTCAACACGCAGCAGGACCAGCAGCAGGGAGTCATCGACAGAGGCTGAGGTGCCATTGAACCCTCATGTCCAGAACGATGCCCTGCTGAAGAAAGTTGCAAGTCCCATCCCAGAGGATTTCCCCAATTGGAGTGAGAAAACACTTCCCGGCTTCCAATCCCTTGCCCGGCAAGAGGGCTTCAAAGACGAGGCAGCTGCTAGTTCTTTCTCTAGTGTCCCTTCCAAACGACCACTTGAGATTGATACAGGGTTAGGTCTCAACTGCTCCCCTCTCAAAGGTTCAGCCCCCAAGGGCAGCAGGAAAAGATCCAAGGCAGACCCCAAGCTGGCATCCGCTGAAGCAGCAAGAGTTTCCAATGTCACAGATCAGGGCAGCAAGGGTGCACCTTGTCCTTACCCAGAAGGTCAGCCCATGTTACCCTCTGAGTCTGAATGTTCTAGTGATTACTGGAAGGCTTATTATCATGCATGGCGCAGTTACTACGCTACCATTGGCTATCCTTACTATGGCAGCTCAAAGAGGTATTCAGATTGGCTGACAGCCTATCAGATGAACTCTGTGTATCTGCAGGAACTGTTCAAACCATAA